Proteins from a genomic interval of Lolium perenne isolate Kyuss_39 chromosome 1, Kyuss_2.0, whole genome shotgun sequence:
- the LOC127324951 gene encoding uncharacterized protein: protein MSQARPGPRSQSRAGAILCPLPRRGSRSPDAPPLVGCEAESDLYLRTPFLHRTRLARVIKELRRLAFSPTSSHASSRQVHCTGTLRLSHSKPPGGAPARHLHLCALDPPGKLPRTTSASGRGVWSRAPERAMQHIIHRIRPIYT from the exons ATGTCGCAAGCACGACCTGGTCCACGATCTCAGTCCCGCGCCGGCGCAATCCTCTGCCCTCTGCCACGTCGCGGCTCCCGCTCGCCGGACGCGCCGCCGCTCGTCGGATGCGAGGCCGAATCAGACCTCTACCTCCGCACTCCATTCCTGCACCGCACCCGCCTGGCCCGCGTCATCAAGGAGCTCCGCCGCCTTGCGTTCTCGCCCACGAGCTCGCACGCGTCCTCTCGCCAGGTGCACTGCACCGGCACGCTCAGGCTCTCCCACTCCAAACCCCCCGGCGGCGCCCCTGCACGTCACCTCCACCTCTGCGCCCTTGATCCACCTG GGAAACTGCCGCGAACAACTTCAGCGTCTGGCAGAGGAGTTTGGTCCAGAGCGCCAGAGCGGGCAATGCAGCATATAATCCATCGAATTAGACCCATTTATACCTAA
- the LOC127337276 gene encoding BTB/POZ and MATH domain-containing protein 2-like produces the protein MSFAGVSLIRDGKLWPSAPAISDAGSASGYHLLVVEGYSHTNADVPNGGCITSHRFRVGGYLWYLTYYPNGILGIANLIHGGLALDQHVAEPVKAQFRFSFINQADEQEPSRIRAGQVYEFPSNDWQLSNLLRMKNSQHLKDGSFTIRCDVVVVGDANAKAASGYASVGVSVASPFVTVPPPDMQRHFTDFFMAKEGTDVTFKVSGETFAAHRCILAARSKVFKAELLGPMKEGTATNGTILVEDMEAQVFSAMLAFIYSDSEPEDDGAVIWQHLLVAADRYDLQRLKLMCEDKLCGFIDVNTAATILALAERHLSDGLKKACYDFLGAPGMLKAVAATDGFDHLITSCPYVMKELIAMVAP, from the coding sequence ATGTCATTCGCAGGCGTATCCTTGATCCGCGACGGGAAACTATGGCCATCCGCGCCGGCCATCAGCGACGCCGGCTCCGCCAGTGGGTACCACCTGCTCGTGGTCGAAGGCTACTCGCACACCAATGCCGACGTCCCCAACGGCGGTTGCATCACATCTCACCGTTTCAGAGTCGGAGGGTATCTTTGGTATCTCACGTACTACCCCAACGGCATCTTGGGCATCGCAAATCTAATCCACGGTGGTCTCGCTCTTGATCAGCATGTTGCAGAGCCCGTGAAGGCGCAATTCAGGTTTAGCTTCATTAACCAGGCCGATGAGCAGGAGCCATCACGCATTCGTGCAGGCCAAGTATATGAATTCCCTTCCAACGACTGGCAACTCAGCAATCTCCTGAGGATGAAGAATTCGCAACACCTCAAGGATGGCAGCTTCACCATCCGGTGCGACGTCGTCGTCGTTGGGGACGCCAACGCCAAGGCCGCCAGCGGCTATGCCAGCGTCGGTGTCAGCGTCGCTTCACCGTTCGTCACGGTGCCTCCGCCCGACATGCAGCGTCACTTCACCGATTTCTTCATGGCCAAGGAAGGCACCGACGTGACATTCAAGGTCAGCGGCGAGACGTTCGCCGCGCACCGGTGCATCCTCGCGGCCCGGTCTAAGGTCTTCAAGGCCGAGCTTCTCGGTCCGATGAAGGAGGGGACGGCCACTAACGGCACCATACTCGTAGAGGACATGGAGGCTCAAGTTTTCAGCGCGATGCTTGCGTTCATTTACAGTGactcggagccagaagacgatggAGCTGTGATTTGGCAGCACCTGCTCGTGGCGGCGGATAGGTATGATCTCCAGCGGCTGAAACTCATGTGTGAAGATAAGCTGTGTGGGTTCATCGACGTGAACACCGCGGCGACCATCCTGGCTCTAGCCGAGCGCCACCTTTCTGACGGGTTGAAGAAAGCGTGCTACGATTTTCTGGGCGCTCCGGGCATGCTGAAGGCTGTCGCAGCCACTGATGGCTTCGATCATCTGATCACGAGCTGCCCCTATGTCATGAAGGAGTTGATCGCCATGGTTGCACCATAG